The segment tgTTCCCTCTGCCAGCCTGCTGAGGTGGCACAGAAGCATGGGGTAGGGtacgagctggaggaggagcaggatgacCTGGCAGAGCACCAGCCTCTGGAACAGGAGGACCTGAACTTTGAGAAATGGAAGCGCAGGCCCGTCCCCCAGCGAACACTCCATGAGAAAATAGACGACGTGAAGACCTATCTATGGAACGCAGAGACCAGGGAGTTCATGGGTCGCTCCGGAAAGAGCTGGagtaagtagagagagagaacaagtatGAAAAAGTATGTTTTGTGATATTTATATAGGCTTCAGCTGAGAAAGATAAATAATAAGATAAGATATTGAACTCTAGTATAGTTAATTGATTATATATCATCCACTCCAATCCTTTTTAcctacaaaataaataaaaataacaaattATAACAGATCAGCTCCATTGATCATCAATGATTAGAGAAGGGGTGGTATCatgatttatttgttttaagCTGATGTTCTGGGGGGGTTGGAgttgggggggaggagtggggggttgGACAtgtgcctccctcccccagtctaGTCCCTTGCCTCTGCTCACTGtgctgcgagtgtgtgtgtgtccctgagcACCATGTTTACATAGGTGCACAGACGACTCAGAGCAATCCTGACAAAAACAGGCTGCCTGGGGACAGATCCCTGGTGAGAGTTCACTGTTCCGGGCCACGCGCTGGCCAGGAATCACATTCCTCATAAATCTTACCCTTCGTTCCCAAAGCCCCCTTGACCCCAGGGCCCACCCTTGCATGCTCAAGGCTCCGTAGATGCGGACCAACATTAAAAGATGCACATGTGTTTTTTCCATACGGCCGTCTGTGTAAGGCAGGCAAGTGTTCTTGGTGGGGATCCTTTTCTAGACTGGTCTGTTAAATCTGTGATGACAGAGTAGTGCCTTGATCCTGTTGGCTTATGGGTAATGTGGTTCTGTTCAAGATCCTCAGGCCTAACAGTTacacaggaagttgaatttagTCCAAGAAGAACCTAAGTGAAAAGTACTGGGCAAAATTTACTAGCATTAATATTACTAGCATTATATTACTAGCATTCATGTCAGTACCTAGCAATACTTCAAGTCCTACCCAATGAGAGCCGGACTCCAGAGCTCCACTCAGAGGCCTAACCACAGTGTGAATACTTGTAAGGGAATGGGGCCCATGTGCCTGTGGAAGAAAAGAGTGAGTTGAAGTCCTGTGATGTGTGTcctgtgagaggagtgtgtaagAGGGGACACAATACCAGAGTGGGGTGATCGAGGCTCCTTGGAGCTGGCCGAGCCTCAATGGCTGCAAAAGACCGTCACTACGATGGCAACCGGAGGTTCACTGTGTTCCTGAGTGAAAGGACAGCTGGGAGAATTCTCACTGAGCCCAAACAGAAAGGCCTTTGTGGTTACAGGGACGCAAGGCTGGCTGCAACCAGTTCCCTGTGAAATTGCCTGCACAGCAAAAGCCATTTCATTTAGTTCACGTTTAGTTTGATTAGTTGCTAATGGTTGTTAATTGAAAATTACAGGACAAGGGTCTATTTTCATGGGGTTCTCACATAAGGTTAGCTGGGCGAGTTTTGAAAGAGAACGATGGAAAGGACTTTCTCTTGAAAGGCGTTCTTGCATGTCTATCATTAGACCAATTAGGGACAATTCTGAGCAAATACAGTAGTGTCTAGACGGGCCTGACAGAAACAACAATTATATCTAAAAgatgtccaattatttttcccATTCACATGCAAAAGAGGGTGCTTGAAAGCTGTTTACTCACATACAGAACATACAGTACAACCCAAACTTGGCAGAACTATTCCAGGTTGTCATTAatattcatttagtcattttttataATGTATACAGTTGTAACatactttctgtttcctcttccctccctgcaGGCCTTATCCTCTTATTCTATTCAGCACTTTATCTGTTCCTGGCGGCCATGTTTGGTGGCTGTATGTGCTGCCTCATGTGGTCTATCAGTCCTTACCATCCCACCCACAATGACAGGGTGATGCCACCAGGTAAATATGACCTCTGCCccatcctgcctgcctccccccatCTTTAACACTCTCCCCATTCCTCCATTCTTctaccctcccatctctcttcccTAGCCCTCTGTTTTGCTAGTCTCTCCATACTCCACCCCTCTATCCCTCAGTCTGTCGTATTGACCTGAATCTCGGCACAGTTGACTGTCTGTATGTTTCCTTTGGCAGGTATGACGATGTCCCCATATCTCGAGGGCTTTGATATCATCTTTAACGCCTCTGATCGGAAATCCTGGAAGAAGTATGCTAAATCTATGGAAGAATACCTCAAACGTGAGTTACAAACCAACATAACAACATGCTTAGCAAACCTATTCCTAGCTGAGCAATGTAAGATTAAATTGTAAAACTTAGTGCAgaatattgtttgtttgttttggagtAATGTCAGGAGTGTTGGAGAACTGCTCAAACTGAGCGGGCCGGCACAGTTAGTTAATCCTTCCCCCTTCTAACTCCTCCATTGTCCCTAAACCCAACTGCCACTAGCAGTGCATGATGGGAATGGAAAGCCTCTTTGTGGGTGCAGTGCCTCTATTAAGAGCTGCTGGGGGGTTTTGTGCCCCTTTTCTGTCACTCTGCCTGAATCAGAGGTCTAGTCTGGCCTTGGCATTGTGTGCTTATTTATGGGAgtcaccctccccccttcttcctttctcttcactccctttccccctccctgcgTTGTCCCAGCGTACAACGACGGTGTGCAGGAGAGGAAGAATATCCAGTGTTCACAAGACAACAAGTACTTCCACCAGGACGACCTGGAAGAGGCTGCGGAGAGGAAGTCATGTCAGTTCAAGAGGTCCTGGTTGGAGCAGTGCTCAGGTCTCCAGGACCCTCACTTTGGCTTCGCCCAGGGAAAGCCCTGCATCCTCCTTCGAATGAATAGGGTGAGGGAGAATCAGTCACACACTGGGCGCATCTGCAGATGTTCACATGTTAAGTTGTCAGCAGTCCACATGAAAAACAGCGTCACCTTGTGGCCAACATGAGCAGAAGCTGGAGGGGTCATGAACCTAGGAGTTCTGGGACCAGTAACTGTATTTCAACGGTCACACTCTGCACAGCTGTGTGATCCACATTTGGATGTTCTTATGTGAAACCTGTTTTCTGAGGTAGTTGTTTCAGTTCTTGAAAGACACACCTTTCATTTTGAAGTTCAGTATTAAATTGATCTTTCGGTAAGTCTATGTACATGCACAGCTTCTCCCAGCTGGATTTCCAATggaaacatttcaaaacttgACAGGAAACAAACATACGAAATAAAGCCAAGCTGAGATGGGAttgaaaacacagacacaagtcAACTGTGTCAATTTTACACTGTATCTTTTCTAATTGTTGTATTTATACTTCCTCCTACAGATTCTTGGGTATTTACCTGGTCAAGGCACACCTATCGATGTGACTTGTGGTGTCAGGGTACAGTAACTGTCAGCAGTTTGACCTCAAAGTGCTCTTTAACTATAAACTGGTAGTCATGAGAATGTAACCGATGACCCTTCACTCCTGCAGAAAGGGCCACCTGATTCCCTTGGAGAAATTCAGTTCTTTCCCAAAAGCATCTTTGATCTGAAGTACTATCCCTACTATGGAAAACTAAGACATGTAAGTCAGGACATCGTCTTACAATCATAGTCCTTGCTTTTGATGTGTGACAAGGGATTGATGACATTGATGATTCGCTTGTGAATATTGTATCATGTTGTTGACTACATACCTGAGTACTGTTATAGAGGCATTGCCAATAAAGTTCCTGATCTCCCATCTCCTAGGTGAACTACTCAGCTCCAGTGGTGGCGGTGCGTTTCGCAGGGGTGCAGTTTGACACCCACATTCAAGTACAGTGTACACTGAATGGCAAGGGAATCATCAACGATTCACAAACCGACCGCTACCTAGGCAGAGTGACTTTCTCATTAGACGTGGGTGCATAGGGAAACCACTGATGCCCCCATGACAAAATGAGACAGGAAAATATATGAAAACTCTCATTCTGTTACACCTTTATGTTGCCTATATACCCTTGTGCCTTCTGATGAAACAAAATATTGACTACATAATGTTCAAGAAGTatacacatactcatacacacatacattcacacctCACCTCACAGACAGTGCTGAGCACAAGATGCAGTAAGTAGTGAAACTGAATATTACCATTGCATACCTGACATTTAGCCTGATTAATAGCCCTAGGGTAACTAGACAGAAGACACAGCTCAAAGTTTTGTACACTGCCCAAACGTTAGCCATAGCTATGCAATTATTGATTTGAAAGTTAATAGCCTAATGAACAGTAAGAAATACCTACTGTTACAATATGGATAGAGAAGCAAGCTAAACACATTTGGTTTGAAATCAAATTGTGAACTAATTTCTTTTTAGTGAACCTTTGTAAACCTTTTAGTTACATGTATATTTCATTGTATAGACTCCACGGACATGGTCAGCAGCAGGGCACTTGTACTGTATTTCCAGTATTATCTACTTGCTATTATCACAGTTATAAAGCCCTATgcctctttatttctttctcttttgtaCAAACACTATGACACTGCCATCGAGAATGAAATACTGCAGAATACCCGCTGATGACAGGAGAGATTGACTGTGAGAACAGATTGTGCTTTATGGTCAGACATGTGTAGTAACAGCTTTCCCTTGCTCTTACAGAAATAACAATGTTATATTTGATGTAGAATTAATTTGATCTTTGCTATTGTCCATACTAAAACTGGTATCCATGTTGTATTTATTCTGATAGCTACTTTAATAAATACAATGATCTTATACATACAATGCTCTTTCATGAGAATGTATAAACCACTTAATTGTATAGATGGCCAGATTATTCTATTACATGTTATGTGTAATATGTCCTAGATCAAAGGAAAAATGATCAAATCTTATTTTTCATGGATATCAATCAGAGTATGCAACAGGTCATGTAACAAAACAGTATCCACAAGCAGAGATGAAGCAACACACATAATTTAGCTGTCACACTTGAAGAGTTTACTTTTCTCAAATGTATGTTGAAGAGATTTCAGAattatttattaattatattccATAATGTCGACATGGCACTATCAGTAATCAAAACTGCCTCAAGGTCTGTGGAGTCAGTTCAGTACAAACAAGAATTATGCCAATTCAGactgttgagtgaatcataacACTATAGCaatgtaagcaaataaatgtgaAACTGAATAAACTAATTGAACAAAAGTGTTTCTGTCCTTATGTTGTGCAAGTCATGTGACAAAACTCTGAAACAGGAAACCTGTTGCGGCTGAACAAAAAGAAGCCCAGTATCAGTTCAATGTCTAAAAGCTTTGAATTGACAGTTACTGTTTATTGGCAACAATGCTTTCCTCAATAGTAGAATGTATTTTTGAAACCTTAGttacattgacatttagtcatttagcacactcttatttacattacatttagtcatttagcagacgctcttatccagagcgacttacagtaagtacagggacattcccccaaggcaagtagggtgaagtgccttgcccaaggacacaacttcattcgaactggcaaccttcggattaatagcccgattccctaaccgctcagccgtctGACCCCCCACTACTAGTTGCCTGTGTATATTGaatatcacatcaaaacctGTATAAGAGGGCTTTGGATGGCATTGAAAATAAAGCATCAATCAATGTGCACGATCACATGGTCTCTGTGAGAGATTAAACTACATAACCCTTTTTCTCAGTtctcaaacacacccacagtcCATATAAGGAGTGTTGACCACTTTCAGGAGATAGACGAGTCTATATTCATAACGTAGCGTGTCCATGTTCTATGTCCACACCAGTAAAGATTTTACAGCCATGACCCtgaccaaagtcttttctaTAGAACTGGACAGAACAATAATTCACATAAAAGTGATCTTGTCTTATCCAGCTTCCTCTTTGTCTCCATTCTGACTCACACCTTGATGTTTAAACAACACAGTAAAACAGTGCACAGAAACCCCACTCAGAAAATTGGTATAAAACAGGGAAGCAACTTTATTTCAAGGGTAATATCTGAAGTTCAGCAAGCTTACATCCCTTCACATTCGTCATCTGACAGGCTAAATCAGGGGCAGAGTAAAAGTTCAACGAAAAGGCACAAAACAGTAGGGGGCAGATCAGCCTGTGTATTTCTGTGGTGCAGAATCGATCCACATGATTATTAAGTGAATGAAAACTAACTGAGGAAAAATAACATCTCTGGTCCAACACTTCTACAATCCTTAAAACTTCCAGCTTCCTCTGAACCTGCCCTACAGTAAGGAAGGTCCATCTATATTCAAGCTTTGGTCATAATCATTATTAAAACTAACAGAAGAGCCCTAGACTTCTGGTTTGTATCCAATCACGGTCTTTATTTCAGGACAGGACACATTGCTCTCATCCTACTTTCCCTGAGGGGACCTTTTAACATAGAGAGAACAGAAACGCTCAAATCAGATGTATACTCTACAGTTCCAAATGCTGGTTAGACAGTGTAATGGTTAGTGTCCCTTTCATTGTACTTAGAACTAAAACAGTTAAATTAGTGCAGTCGTTACATTGACaaaatctaaaaatccaatATTTTGAAAAATTCACAAAGAATAATACTTCTGCAAGAAATGACAATGGATATGATTATGATGGATTACAATGGCTTAGAATTTCATTTAACTTTTAGTACAttcataatataataatatcaAGTCCCTAGTCATCAAAAATCAACGTAATTCAGTCTATACAAGTAATTTACACGTTAAAATAATATAACAAGACATACATTAGAAGAGTGGGAGtcaggttgccagttcgattcccggtcatgccaactgacgttgtgtcaaggcaaggcacttcaccctacttgcctcgggggaatgtccctgtacttactgtaagtcgctctggataagagcgtctgctaaatgactaaatgtaaatgtaagagagagagacaataaaTAGCCTCTTGGGACGCTTACTGGGGAGAAAAAACGGAAGTTCCATGCAAATAACATCCAAACAGACCTGATGCATTACCACTGATAATTTAGACTGTTTTGGTGCTTGATTTAAGTCATTTGTATCAAGATAGCAACACACAGTCAAATTACAAAATTACTTGACATTTACTTTAATTCAGTGGTTACTATTGAAAATGAACCTCAAGGAGAGGATGTCCCACAGGGCAGGGAAAGCAGAAATTAAGTGAATGACCAGGAAGCAAcagaaggatgggaggaggaaggagtgaAGAGTGACGGTAGAGGTGGGCTGGTATGGGGAGGTGGTAGAGGTGGGCTGGTATGGGGAGGTGGTAGAGGTGGGCTGGTATGGGGAGGTGGTAGAGgttagtggggtgggggtggggacaaGCAGAAGGAGCAGGGTGGGATTATACAGACTGGTAGCCTGTGCGACTCTTCCTCCGGCCAATCA is part of the Osmerus eperlanus chromosome 13, fOsmEpe2.1, whole genome shotgun sequence genome and harbors:
- the atp1b4 gene encoding protein ATP1B4, whose product is MDPKSTEGGAEEELLGNLSPNPPAEVAQKHGVGYELEEEQDDLAEHQPLEQEDLNFEKWKRRPVPQRTLHEKIDDVKTYLWNAETREFMGRSGKSWSLILLFYSALYLFLAAMFGGCMCCLMWSISPYHPTHNDRVMPPGMTMSPYLEGFDIIFNASDRKSWKKYAKSMEEYLKPYNDGVQERKNIQCSQDNKYFHQDDLEEAAERKSCQFKRSWLEQCSGLQDPHFGFAQGKPCILLRMNRILGYLPGQGTPIDVTCGVRKGPPDSLGEIQFFPKSIFDLKYYPYYGKLRHVNYSAPVVAVRFAGVQFDTHIQVQCTLNGKGIINDSQTDRYLGRVTFSLDVGA